The Fervidibacillus albus genome contains a region encoding:
- a CDS encoding DUF84 family protein has product MKIAIGSTNRAKIEAVQRAFSDDIVVSVNVPSGVNAQPFSDEETIRGAIQRAKNALEKTDVHIGIGLEGGVMESPHGLMLCNWGALMSKSDSSPIIAGGARILLPEMISERLRKGEELGPIMDDYCKRTNIRHHEGAIGIFTNGLITRGEMFSHVVLMLKGQYMYRNGMGT; this is encoded by the coding sequence ATGAAAATTGCCATCGGTTCAACAAATCGTGCAAAAATCGAAGCCGTCCAACGCGCCTTTTCAGATGATATCGTCGTCAGTGTGAACGTACCATCCGGTGTAAATGCCCAACCTTTTTCCGACGAGGAAACGATACGCGGGGCGATTCAAAGGGCAAAAAATGCGTTGGAAAAAACGGATGTTCATATTGGAATTGGATTGGAAGGCGGTGTGATGGAATCGCCGCACGGGTTAATGCTCTGTAACTGGGGTGCATTAATGTCAAAATCGGATTCTTCGCCGATTATTGCCGGGGGTGCACGAATTCTCCTACCGGAAATGATTAGTGAAAGGCTTCGAAAGGGAGAAGAATTAGGTCCAATTATGGATGATTATTGTAAACGGACGAATATACGTCATCATGAAGGGGCTATCGGAATTTTTACAAATGGCCTGATTACCCGTGGCGAAATGTTTTCCCACGTCGTCCTCATGTTAAAGGGACAATATATGTATCGCAATGGCATGGGTACATAA
- a CDS encoding methyl-accepting chemotaxis protein, whose translation MKSIRTKLTGMIFLVIFSFLALIVFNFFYFRTIETTNAEKDKLMTVALENKALQENFAIIRSMDQQYLREPTDEQAEEIKQFVENTIEQVDSYITQLDDQSAFSESFQTMKEQFEKYDKEFATLESLNMEIGYDADSGLRSNLNTATEQLDEAITKIDNVTLKDSFVQLQRGENNYFADQTEGQFIKVMNLLYYLEEEIANASFNEEERNRLLELTSNYETAFKELYGKYEQQERYIALFDEINKVISETVSEMEQKVTEEVDLLTEETKKRISYFQWALIGTSIVLIAFVLIISYIISKNLIISISSVKKGVQKIGNGNFTYRVPIKGKDELAELSVAFNQMAEKVQQSFLTISDSADQIQSSAENLAAYVEQTTAQTEEFGQAIEQVATGANDQTVRIEEGLGLMKNVSESITVTNEKSKQIASDAQQSEKEGQNGLVVIHELEKTNEQFDQLSKSLIAQVGKVSKNFQQITKIVQTIEEIAENTNLLALNAAIESARAGDAGRGFAVVSEEIRKLAVRSKDETREIQQIVERLNEEMSTLTDNTQTFYQYKVTHGKSVNMTRDAFTKIIKLMSNINRQILDISRFIDRMQNMGKEIVDKLDDIHQISEQFGAVAQEVNASSETHMDAIQQVNRAAASLSQISTSLHKEIAQYEIISSTRNHTMSKKPKKKKTLWIFGEKGRGGGNRISLKRWLKRKK comes from the coding sequence TTGAAATCGATCCGAACGAAATTAACCGGTATGATTTTTCTCGTAATCTTCAGTTTCCTTGCCCTTATCGTTTTTAATTTTTTTTACTTTCGAACGATCGAGACGACCAACGCCGAAAAGGATAAATTGATGACCGTTGCTTTAGAAAACAAAGCGTTACAAGAAAACTTCGCCATAATTCGTTCGATGGATCAACAATATTTACGGGAACCGACGGATGAACAGGCGGAGGAAATCAAACAATTCGTTGAAAATACAATTGAACAAGTCGATTCCTACATCACACAATTGGATGACCAATCCGCCTTCTCAGAATCCTTCCAAACGATGAAAGAACAGTTCGAAAAATACGACAAAGAATTTGCCACACTAGAATCGTTAAATATGGAAATTGGCTACGATGCCGACTCCGGTCTACGGTCGAATTTAAATACTGCAACGGAACAATTAGATGAGGCGATTACAAAGATCGACAACGTAACACTTAAAGATTCGTTCGTCCAATTACAACGGGGGGAAAACAACTATTTCGCCGATCAAACAGAAGGACAATTTATAAAGGTGATGAATCTTTTATACTATTTGGAAGAGGAAATTGCAAACGCCAGTTTCAATGAAGAAGAACGAAATCGACTACTCGAATTGACAAGCAACTATGAAACAGCATTTAAAGAATTGTACGGAAAATACGAACAACAGGAGCGATACATCGCCTTGTTCGATGAAATCAACAAAGTAATATCCGAAACCGTTTCAGAGATGGAACAAAAAGTAACGGAAGAAGTCGATTTATTAACTGAAGAAACGAAAAAAAGAATCTCGTATTTCCAATGGGCTTTAATTGGAACGAGCATCGTTCTCATTGCATTCGTTTTAATCATTTCTTATATCATTTCGAAAAATCTCATCATCTCCATTTCCTCAGTTAAAAAAGGTGTACAAAAAATTGGGAATGGAAATTTTACGTATCGCGTTCCCATTAAAGGAAAGGATGAATTGGCGGAACTTTCGGTAGCTTTCAACCAAATGGCCGAAAAAGTTCAACAATCTTTTTTAACCATTTCGGACTCGGCGGACCAAATTCAATCGTCTGCTGAAAATTTAGCAGCTTACGTGGAACAAACAACTGCCCAAACCGAAGAATTCGGACAAGCGATCGAACAAGTGGCAACGGGGGCAAATGATCAAACGGTACGGATTGAGGAAGGACTCGGGCTGATGAAAAACGTATCCGAATCGATTACCGTAACGAATGAAAAAAGCAAACAGATTGCATCCGATGCCCAACAATCGGAAAAAGAAGGACAAAACGGATTAGTCGTTATTCATGAACTAGAAAAAACGAATGAGCAGTTCGATCAATTATCGAAAAGCTTAATCGCCCAAGTGGGAAAAGTATCAAAAAATTTCCAACAAATAACAAAAATCGTCCAAACGATTGAAGAAATTGCCGAAAATACGAATTTACTCGCTTTAAATGCCGCCATTGAATCGGCTCGTGCCGGAGATGCAGGAAGGGGATTTGCCGTCGTTAGTGAAGAAATTCGAAAATTGGCAGTCCGTTCAAAGGATGAAACGCGAGAAATCCAACAAATTGTCGAACGATTAAACGAGGAGATGTCCACATTAACCGACAACACCCAAACATTTTATCAATATAAAGTTACCCACGGAAAATCGGTTAATATGACGAGGGACGCCTTTACGAAAATTATTAAACTGATGTCAAACATAAATAGACAAATTTTAGATATTAGCCGTTTTATTGATCGAATGCAAAATATGGGTAAGGAAATTGTTGATAAATTGGATGATATTCATCAGATTTCCGAACAATTCGGAGCGGTCGCACAAGAAGTAAACGCCTCGAGTGAAACCCATATGGATGCGATCCAACAAGTCAATCGAGCCGCTGCTTCTTTAAGCCAAATTTCCACCTCCTTGCATAAAGAAATCGCCCAATACGAAATTATTTCGTCAACACGAAACCATACGATGAGTAAAAAACCGAAAAAGAAAAAAACACTCTGGATTTTTGGCGAAAAAGGAAGGGGTGGAGGTAATCGTATTTCCTTAAAAAGATGGTTGAAAAGGAAAAAATAG